A single window of Syntrophus aciditrophicus SB DNA harbors:
- a CDS encoding DNA double-strand break repair nuclease NurA has protein sequence MEAFADLPDALVRDLLAKAAPVAEGVSQNLQALRDARARLYTEARNHRLICRKADLDVPREPSVVGVDGSYQVHRLTALDLCAAAAVAVEGTSKEAARYWPEPYHDMWVDGLPHCIDAVGVLRGTMVSMEMALAAKAPHDLVLLDGSFSSLVIYLNQALTRIADSSKTLSEFFLDRWKGGALDQLKGLLTSERTVAMPKFTSRNEFLRENMLNPPVMVDGKTLATMILDPGEYTRPLPLHDATDPASQQVDHLPEKYCPTKDMDEIREALNRLSVIYFRPYGWLPALRMELPSAITSSNTRLSIVLEGISRQFFSPAVIEPYPLFLADRMVKSLGSGVAVIEQTVAQHVAGSSPDIENTLLFLQNYRTEGGRGGV, from the coding sequence ATGGAGGCATTCGCGGATCTTCCTGATGCACTGGTTCGAGATCTCCTTGCCAAAGCCGCACCTGTTGCGGAAGGGGTGTCACAGAATCTGCAGGCACTCCGTGATGCTCGCGCCCGCCTCTATACAGAAGCGAGAAATCATCGCCTGATCTGCCGAAAAGCTGACCTCGATGTGCCCAGGGAACCATCAGTCGTCGGAGTGGATGGATCATATCAGGTGCATCGTTTGACAGCATTGGACTTATGTGCAGCCGCAGCTGTTGCGGTAGAGGGTACATCCAAAGAGGCTGCCAGATACTGGCCGGAGCCCTATCATGATATGTGGGTCGATGGATTACCACATTGTATTGATGCAGTCGGAGTCTTGCGGGGCACAATGGTCTCAATGGAGATGGCGCTCGCGGCCAAAGCTCCCCATGATCTCGTTCTTCTTGACGGATCATTTTCATCCCTGGTCATCTATTTAAATCAAGCGCTTACGAGGATTGCTGATTCCTCAAAGACCTTATCCGAATTTTTTTTGGACCGCTGGAAAGGCGGCGCGCTGGATCAGCTGAAGGGTTTATTAACGAGCGAAAGAACAGTTGCCATGCCTAAGTTTACATCTCGCAACGAATTTCTTCGTGAAAACATGCTGAATCCCCCCGTAATGGTCGACGGTAAAACGCTGGCCACGATGATTTTGGATCCGGGTGAATATACTCGTCCATTACCCCTGCATGATGCGACCGATCCTGCGAGCCAGCAGGTTGACCACCTACCGGAGAAATACTGTCCCACAAAAGATATGGATGAAATTAGGGAGGCATTGAATCGGTTATCGGTCATCTATTTTCGTCCTTACGGTTGGCTTCCCGCACTGAGAATGGAACTGCCATCCGCAATAACGTCGAGTAACACACGACTATCAATTGTTCTGGAAGGTATAAGTCGTCAGTTTTTCAGCCCGGCTGTAATTGAGCCGTATCCCTTATTTCTGGCCGATCGAATGGTCAAGAGTCTCGGATCCGGTGTGGCGGTAATCGAACAGACCGTTGCACAGCACGTAGCGGGATCGTCCCCTGACATTGAAAATACGCTTCTATTCTTACAGAATTATAGAACGGAAGGTGGCCGAGGAGGTGTTTGA
- a CDS encoding DUF4338 domain-containing protein, with translation MPKDPTKDDFRALNELALHKKLEVSGPGVRSYEDQLIQYIADGHQVITNEIRPKLVVVRPGSENELLFRYACLHWSIPVSAGYGRRLRFLVFDESNGKLMGLFGLGDPVYSMRARDNWIGWDKENKAQHLYHIMDAYVLGAVPPYSFLLGGKLIALLVCSNEVRDAFREKYNGKKSLIRQETRPPYLTLVTTTSALGRSSIYNRIRINGQQYWTSLGFTQGSGEFHFSNGVYGDIRAYVEKYCEPTAKHIAWGTGFRNKREVIRKCLSQIGLSADLIYHGIRREIFAAPLGRDAIRFLKGEVKRPCFYNWTASELSEAFKNRWLIGRAERKPDYREYTREQYRLWPSKKKINKGGN, from the coding sequence TTGCCCAAGGACCCCACGAAAGATGATTTCCGTGCGCTGAACGAACTTGCCCTGCATAAAAAACTTGAAGTATCCGGTCCGGGTGTTCGATCTTATGAAGATCAGCTTATTCAATATATTGCTGACGGGCATCAGGTGATAACCAATGAAATACGACCCAAGCTTGTAGTCGTAAGACCTGGATCCGAAAACGAACTGCTGTTTCGTTATGCTTGTCTTCACTGGAGTATTCCGGTCTCGGCAGGATACGGGAGGAGACTTCGCTTCCTTGTGTTCGATGAAAGCAATGGAAAGCTGATGGGTTTATTCGGTTTGGGAGACCCGGTCTACTCTATGCGAGCACGCGATAATTGGATTGGATGGGACAAGGAAAACAAAGCACAACACCTGTATCACATAATGGATGCTTATGTGTTGGGTGCTGTGCCGCCATATTCATTCTTGCTGGGCGGAAAACTTATAGCACTGCTCGTTTGCAGCAACGAGGTGCGAGACGCATTTCGTGAAAAATACAACGGCAAGAAATCTTTAATCAGACAGGAAACTCGGCCGCCTTACCTTACACTGGTTACAACCACTTCGGCTCTTGGACGGTCTTCCATATACAATCGAATCCGCATCAATGGTCAACAATATTGGACCAGCCTGGGATTCACACAAGGGTCAGGAGAATTCCACTTTTCCAACGGTGTCTATGGCGACATCAGGGCATATGTTGAAAAGTATTGCGAGCCTACCGCAAAGCACATAGCTTGGGGGACCGGTTTTCGAAACAAGCGTGAAGTAATTCGCAAGTGCCTCTCTCAGATCGGTCTTTCAGCGGATCTTATTTACCACGGTATCCGCCGAGAGATATTCGCTGCCCCTTTGGGGCGTGATGCAATCCGGTTCTTGAAGGGAGAAGTTAAACGGCCATGTTTCTATAATTGGACAGCTTCAGAATTATCGGAGGCTTTCAAGAATAGATGGCTCATTGGTCGAGCAGAACGGAAGCCAGATTACCGCGAATACACGCGGGAACAGTATCGACTTTGGCCTTCAAAGAAAAAGATCAATAAAGGAGGAAACTGA